The Mytilus galloprovincialis chromosome 3, xbMytGall1.hap1.1, whole genome shotgun sequence genomic interval gttcaaaagtcataaaacttaaaaattcgGGTCACAAACAAAAACCAAGTGAAACACATCagttatgaaagaaaaaaacggattaacagaaacactgaaccgCTACAAAAGCAtggaatgttttatgttttaaatctTGTCAGTAACGATGCACTGACTAATGAGCTTACAATGTCCACGGTAACTTACAGCACAACAGCAGTTGAGTCGTCTCTAttagaaaatggaaaaaaatgtaagTTTGATGCGCATGAAGGTCTATTTCTGAATATGCCATTATCAGTACCGACAAACTTGTGGAataacatcgttgtcaatataatggaattatatgcgactgtcatacaagtgaggggtttagctagctataaaaccaaattCAATCAACCTTTTTCTACTGAAAAGaaaatcctgtaccaagtcaggaatatgacagttgatatccattcgttgatgtgtttgagctttcgctTTTGCTATTTGACTACAAACTTCCCGTTTTAAATAATCTGCAGAGTACGATATTTTACTATTTACAATTGTTTACCCAgaaaacttcaattttttttattaatctccTTAATACATTTATATAGCTTATTCAGTTCTGAACATGTTTTGGAATTCATTTTCGTGGGTTGACCAAATTGGTATTGAAGAACGAGTTCTTGTTGTTTATAGATCACTGATGTTAGTacaatcatatttatattttttgttgaaaaacataTCATTTCATATTGTTAAGACGCAAGTAAGAATGGTACTATTATAAATAAGAAAAGGTCAAGCATATCAGAATCAATGTAACAGTGTTTGTTACTGTTTATTGTCATGTTCAATGAAACGCCAATAGTTTGTTTGATGCAAGTTAGTCTTTATATTCCAACACCAGTGAAAATCAAATGTCTCTGTGAAACTAAACAGGCAAGCAAACTTATTGATCATGGTAATTATTTACAGTTGACTCATGTTCAGGGACATGTGAGAATGGTGGCACGTGGAATACAGATATATGTGCCTGCAATTGTCTAAGTGGATATTATGGTATGgcatatttataaaatgtaaatttactGTATGTCTttctaatatatacatataataaattCATTGTTAAATGCAAAAGTGAGAACCAAACACAATTATAGGTCGCACACACAACGATTTCAACTCATTGCAGTGTAGATCaatgcattttattataaaatgtttgcctatcaaacaaaaataaacagaaaaaaggttaaaaaaatattaaagaatgtCAACACATTAGGATTTTATATGATATACAAAAGAATTCAGATGATTCTAAGCAAACAAGTCGTATACATTTTCAAAAAAGTAAGTTCAATGTTGAAGCCGAATTTTTATCCTTAATGTttcttattatcattcaaactCTCATAATTGAAGTAAAAGGTTTTCGTCAATACATTAGAAAGAAACAGTTCCCTTTCAATTGAATATGGCAAATTCTCTGCAAACGCAAATTCTACCTgccaaaaaaaatgatattgcaTATATATGAAAACATGACTAACATCATTTGTACTAGAAAACTATAGAGTAACAGGGAACTTAACACATGGCGTTTATATTTGGCTCATATTGTAGTAACTCAAATTGTATTCTAAAAAATCTGAAAGGgattgtatataattttaaagcATATTTCTATTGTATTGGCCATCATTTTCCACGAGAAAATGTATTTTGCATTATTGTCAAAGTAACTAAGAAAAACTAGGCTATATATTTTACTACACTGAAATTAGTTTTTGATCATTATCATAAAACAGGGATTCTATGCACCAGTCAATGTTCTACGCTATGTAATAATGGAGCAGTCGTGAATGAATCAAACTGTGAATGTATATGCAATGAAAAACAGACCGGAACTAAATGTGATTGTATATATCCCTTTACTGGAGGATACTGTGATACGTGTGCATTTGTAACTTGTGAAAATGGTGGTATATTCAATGCCACATCATGTAGCTGCGCATGTTTAGATGGTAGTGGTGATCCTCAATGTAAAGGTGAGTAAAACATCATGATGTTATTAAACATTGAAATGTTATACAATAGAAAGATATAgtttatgattgtcaatgaaactaCTATTCACCAAAGTGCTaataaagtggatgtaaacaTTTATAgcaactttacgacaaaagagatgatttcagctttccaattgtgaccttccatttcttagtagcaacattccagcagcacctgcatacggtgtatatatctcccaattgatacgatattctcgtgtTTGCatatcctatcatgatttccttgatagagggttgctgctcacaagaaagctattaaaccaagaattccaaaaggtgaagttaaaatcatcacttcgtaaattttacagacgccatcacaagttggttgaccgttatggaataaccgtttcacaaatgatatcggatatgttcctaacgtcgtaactacaaccccttccctttcatgaatgtgacctaccgaattagactatttaccggatttgtaatcacataagcaacacgactggtgccacatgtggagcaggatctgcttacccttccggagcacctgcgatcacccctagtttttggtggggttcgtgttgtttatgctttagtttcctatgttatgtcatgtgtactattgtttgtctgtttgtctttttcatttttagcaatggcgttgtcagtttatttccgatttatgagtttgactgtccctctggtatctttcgtccctcttttatagggATAAAAGGATACGGCCATAAAATGGGGGGAAATATACAAGAGAATCGACTTTTAAAGACCCCGACATGAATAATATGATAACAAATCAATTGATAAAGGTAACGGTGTTggttataacaaaacaatttacgaaaaacaaatatatcagaCATTTACGAaatacaaccactgaactacagactCCTGTCATGGGACGGCACATATGGAATGTAACGGAgttaaacatttttgttcgcGCTCAATTCCAATATATATGgaatttcgtctacataagactcaatgacgcttagatcaaaatagtcaGAAAGCCAAACAAGCATAAAATTAAAGGGCATTTGAGGACCCAAAAtaccaaaaagttatgccaaatacaactaaggtaatcgattccttggataaaaaaaaaggtttttttttataattaaaactttTGCAAACAGAAGTACTGAcaactaggctggtgatacccacaggtcgaaacgtccaccagcagcggCATCGACCAAATGGTATAAaaggttatcaaaggtaccgggcttataaaaactataaaaatcagttgaaaatggctttACTCACAACATAGAGGATCACATCGTTGGGTTCATTTTGCTTTTTATatctattcaaaataaatattttttatgaaactgTACAAATTACTGAGTAGATATTCAAGTCATTGTTATATATTACTCTGTATTAATTCAAtatgttcgtgttgtttattcttgagttttctatgttgtgtcatgtgtactattgtttgtctgtttgtttttttccttttacgccatggcgttgtcagtttattttagatttatgactgagtttgactgtctctttggtatctttcgtccctcttttttaatatGTTAAGGAGAGAGTATGATTAGCTCCAACTTGAATATGATCTCACACATTTTCAGCTAACAACACTTACGAATTACAAATAGAGTTAGAATAGTAAAATCAATTTCATTAGATGCATAACTTTTTTATTAGTCGTTATTGGCtttcaactagctgtcagtaactgtgaaaACTTTCATATCTGTACAACATTTTGTAagtgttgttttgttgttgtgatgtacaagtacccgaccacgtCCACTCTTTGCTATTTGTTGATATgattctatttgtatccatttggtgagttaagccttttttcaactgatattatagtacgttcttatgttgtactgttacgccactgtcccagattaggggaaAGGTTTGTCACCCGtcaacatgtttaaacccgccatattctgtcctaaatcaggagcctgtaatttagtggttgtcgtttgtttttgtgtttcatatttgtttttcgtttatcattttgtacataaattctcgtttgaattgctttacatctGTCATTTCGGTACCCTTTATATGAGATTATGCGCTATGgtcttttctcattgttgaactTCGTACGgtaacctttagttgttaataACTCTTTCGTCTGATCTCttatgtagagttgtctcattgccaatcataccccATTTTCTATTCATATTCAAGTGCTAACACGAATAATTCCCGTAAGTAATTATCAAGAATAATGTATCAGAATATTCTTACACACTTCGTTTTtggtgcgttttgttatttgaatttgccatgtgattatggactttccgaattgattttcctctaagttcagtatttttgtgatcttacttttcaCTACACGTActgttcttttgttatttttagttGATCAGTCCACTACTGCTGTTTCAAGCACTATAACTCCAAATGGTTCCAATTCCGGTGAGTATAGTGGGATATGCAGCTTATTCAGTCGtcataaataaaagcaacagtggTTAGGTTTCTGAAATGAGTTTCTCAACTGATTTTCAAATCTGATAAgtcgattaaaaaaaatcaatataacaaacaacaagagtgcacacgctgaaacgCATCGCCTGCTTTAGTGAATTCGTGTTGACAGTTTGTAAAATTAACATGTAACTACAAGTTTCACATAGACATCATTTTGTCAACAACCCGTGAAAATGAAGTCACGAATTGATGAACattgccagacagacatgaaTATCAAACAATCATTTCATTCACAAAATATAGTGGTATAATCACATTTGGCACATACTTACAGCTTTTCGTCCAATCAAATTACTTGTAAGCCCCTCGCTCTtaatttcatagtatatacctttccaTATACTAACCGACACATAGAAAAAGCTGACAAACCAAACAAACTACAAAATCTTAACATTGACCATTGAACTACGAAATTGAGGTTAAGGTAATATGATTCCTGTCAGAGAGACATCTAATCCTTACAATAGTTGAATACACCAAACATAGTTCAACAATTGTTTATATAGTAACTGATAAACTGACATAACCACAAAAACCTATCATCGACCCATGAAccgtgaaatgaggtcgaggacaCTGGACATATAACAGATGGAAACTTGGCAACATAAGGTATCCGCATACAAGTTGTGAAGTATCCGGGTCTTCTagtttctgaaatataaagcttttaacaaATAGTTTACGCTGTCGCAGCATTGCTCAAAATCTGAATGGAGCGAAACTGGGTGCGTAGACATGATATGCATGCATCGTTGCAAAGGTACTCCACACTCAGGAGCAGAGCACAATCAGTAAAAATTTAATATCAGATgattaaaattgtatatacaGTTCTAACACTGTAGAAACATGCTTCTAGTGAGTACATTCATcgaccaattcgtgatggtgatTGTAAGATTTATGCAGTGCCGATTGAAGGCGTCCTTCCTCCTCGTTACTCTGTTGGAGCAGTGTTTAAGTAGTACACCTCTGGTAATGAAATCTTTGAAGGAATGAAGAATAGCCTGTACATGTTCGAATGaaacgtatatatatattatattttaaaatatgtaaacgcTGTACGATAAAACATACAGCTGCTTTCGAGAAATGATcataataagaataataaaaagaatttatTCATGACCATCATCAGATGTTTTTCATCGTTGAGTTGTTTTCCTTAACAATACCTCGCATGCCATTTTATTCGTGTAAACAACAATACACATCTTCACATTATTAACGGACACAATCATTCATTTAATTTATGACATAGTGACTTTTCAATTAAAAAGCAGCCACAATATATGTCTATTTATTGCTATTCAGTGTGAACTTGCATATCTTAAATAAATGACTTTCAACCCCTTCATATATCAGATACGCAGACATCAATTTCCTAACTATTAACTTTCTAAAATTTTGCCAAGTCCATTTTCACTTCGACAGTGGACATATGCTTTTTATTCGGCCTTTAACAGGAAACATGTGCCTTACAGACAGTTACACCTTATAGGATTTTTCTATTGTATTAGACCACATAACATATTCAAATACTAGTATTAATATCAATAGAAcatatgtttaactccgccacatcaTACATGTGCTTGTTCCAAGTACATCAGAAGCGCtcaaactttaattttttaagcATCAACTTTATCGGAGCGAGTTTTGTAATCTAAATTTCTTAATTCATCAACAGCGATTTTTAAAAGTGTAAGCTATACATCATGGCATTACAGAAGC includes:
- the LOC143069860 gene encoding uncharacterized protein LOC143069860 yields the protein MSTVTYSTTAVESSLLENGKKFDSCSGTCENGGTWNTDICACNCLSGYYGILCTSQCSTLCNNGAVVNESNCECICNEKQTGTKCDCIYPFTGGYCDTCAFVTCENGGIFNATSCSCACLDGSGDPQCKVDQSTTAVSSTITPNGSNSGDSGMIMIIAVIGVAVIILIFFIGSWYIVFTFCKKKKYCVVSNKCCVYSKISCMVSNRCTDKTVFTKNSSSEIITKC